The Gilliamella apicola genome window below encodes:
- a CDS encoding PTS sugar transporter subunit IIA, which translates to MTSIPVVPVELTNDVLKQKSSIIRLMAQNSQNYLTDVEKFVADVMAHEQEMDTDVLPDIALPHAKSDGVRTPFIAVSKYSDGIIWNNNNKVKLIVMIGAQENADKEHLTIIAKLAANLADDDFIAQLLNSDIQTIAHKVRGIYE; encoded by the coding sequence ATGACCTCAATTCCCGTTGTACCTGTTGAATTAACTAATGATGTTCTAAAACAAAAATCATCGATTATTCGATTAATGGCTCAAAACAGTCAAAATTATTTAACTGATGTTGAAAAATTTGTTGCTGATGTTATGGCACATGAGCAAGAAATGGATACTGATGTGTTACCTGATATTGCATTACCCCATGCTAAAAGTGATGGCGTAAGAACTCCATTTATTGCAGTTAGCAAATATAGTGATGGTATTATTTGGAACAATAATAATAAAGTTAAATTAATTGTAATGATTGGAGCTCAAGAAAATGCTGATAAAGAACATTTGACCATTATTGCTAAATTAGCAGCTAATCTTGCTGATGATGATTTTATTGCTCAATTGTTAAATAGTGATATTCAAACCATTGCTCATAAGGTTAGAGGTATTTATGAATAA
- a CDS encoding APC family permease, which translates to MSAIKMKRVLTTPALIAFGLAYMVPLGIFTTYGEVTVASNGHLPIAYVITLAMIFFTALSYCRMANKLPIAGSAYSYVQHTFGGRIGFLVGWAQILDYLFLPILNYLVLGIYLNEAFPSIPAYVFVLGSLCSVSFLNYLGIKLINSVNFTLIIVQMFFIGLFIFLTLTNVSLTPEAMIKPLAVNAGDFSGLMSGAAILCLAFLGFDAIATLAEESNDAQKSLPRAIIWTVLIAGSIFLVVSYSAHLAYPNWTDFVSNKDTASLDVMRKVDSISNLKEILGKYGNDFMYNFFQSAYLTGVFASAMTAQTSVSRIFYAMGREGVLPKQIFFKIHPRFRTPYLSILFVACFSLLSLVLDLSLVVSMISFGALVAFTFVNLCVIKSYLWDIKTKTAKVLFKYGVLPAIGVLLSLWLWTSLDETAMIVGLVWLAVGFCYLVYLTKGFTKLLPSIDHHELNSIIKD; encoded by the coding sequence ATGTCCGCAATAAAAATGAAACGAGTTTTAACCACACCTGCATTAATTGCATTTGGTTTAGCTTATATGGTTCCTTTAGGGATCTTTACCACTTATGGGGAAGTTACCGTTGCCAGTAATGGACACTTACCTATAGCCTATGTTATCACCCTAGCAATGATCTTTTTTACAGCATTAAGTTATTGTCGTATGGCAAATAAACTACCTATTGCTGGTTCTGCCTATTCGTATGTACAACATACATTTGGTGGAAGAATTGGTTTTTTAGTGGGATGGGCGCAAATTCTTGATTACCTATTTTTACCAATATTAAATTATTTGGTTTTGGGTATCTATCTTAATGAAGCTTTCCCAAGCATTCCTGCTTATGTATTTGTACTTGGTTCATTATGTAGTGTTAGCTTCTTAAATTACTTAGGAATTAAATTAATAAATTCAGTGAACTTTACTTTAATTATTGTTCAAATGTTTTTTATTGGATTATTTATTTTCTTAACTTTAACCAATGTAAGCTTAACACCAGAAGCAATGATAAAACCTTTGGCTGTTAATGCAGGTGATTTTAGCGGATTAATGTCTGGCGCCGCAATATTATGTCTTGCCTTTTTGGGTTTTGATGCTATCGCGACACTGGCAGAAGAATCAAATGATGCCCAAAAATCATTACCAAGAGCCATTATATGGACGGTTCTTATTGCAGGAAGTATATTCTTAGTTGTTTCGTATAGTGCTCATTTAGCCTATCCTAACTGGACAGATTTTGTTTCTAACAAAGATACCGCTAGCTTGGATGTAATGCGTAAAGTAGACTCCATAAGTAATTTAAAAGAGATACTTGGTAAGTATGGAAATGATTTTATGTATAACTTTTTCCAATCTGCTTATTTAACGGGTGTTTTTGCATCAGCAATGACAGCGCAAACCAGTGTATCAAGAATATTTTATGCAATGGGTCGTGAAGGTGTGTTACCTAAACAGATTTTCTTTAAAATCCATCCTCGTTTTAGAACACCTTACTTATCAATATTGTTTGTAGCTTGTTTTTCATTGTTATCATTAGTATTAGATCTTAGTTTAGTTGTTTCAATGATTAGCTTTGGTGCTTTAGTTGCTTTCACATTTGTTAATTTATGTGTAATTAAAAGTTATCTATGGGATATCAAAACGAAAACAGCAAAAGTTTTATTTAAATATGGTGTGTTACCAGCGATTGGTGTTTTACTTTCGTTATGGCTATGGACCAGCCTCGATGAGACTGCGATGATTGTTGGCTTAGTTTGGTTGGCAGTTGGATTCTGTTATTTAGTCTACTTAACCAAAGGTTTTACCAAGTTACTACCATCGATTGATCATCATGAATTGAATTCAATCATTAAAGATTAA
- a CDS encoding HPr family phosphocarrier protein produces the protein MLKEQMVVKNSTGLHARPVTTLVKLAGRYKSTIELVYNDKAIKMKSMMGLLGAGVKGGSTVEIICDGEDEQAAMDEIRELFASGFGE, from the coding sequence ATGTTAAAAGAGCAAATGGTAGTAAAAAATTCAACTGGATTACACGCACGCCCAGTGACAACACTTGTAAAACTAGCAGGTCGTTATAAATCAACAATTGAACTTGTTTACAATGACAAAGCGATTAAAATGAAAAGTATGATGGGCTTATTAGGCGCAGGTGTTAAAGGTGGCTCAACTGTTGAAATCATTTGTGATGGTGAAGACGAACAAGCTGCAATGGATGAAATCCGTGAATTATTTGCTTCTGGTTTCGGTGAGTAA
- a CDS encoding phosphatidate cytidylyltransferase, whose translation MSSYQRDTLLLFVGIGVLLVVATAIGWCLKRRSKSPNSVIDNLNTRINAWWVMVAIIGVAFLLGKLAVIFLFFIVSGIALREFLTLTPITRYDYWALLFAYLIALPLQYILVAMSWYGLFSIFIPVYGFLFLAILAAITGSTHNFLARTAEVQWGLMITVYSISCVPALLTLPIDYYQDRNLLLIAFLIFVVELSDVLQYVFGKLFGKHPISPNLSPSKTIEGFIGGVFSASLVGACLWWITPFSFIQAGLISLMITLLGFLGGLVMSAIKRDKGVKDWGKLIDGHGGVLDRLDSVCFAAPIFFHIVRYYWV comes from the coding sequence ATGTCTAGTTATCAACGCGATACTTTATTATTGTTTGTTGGCATTGGCGTATTGTTAGTCGTGGCAACTGCGATTGGTTGGTGCTTGAAACGTCGTTCAAAAAGTCCAAATAGTGTTATTGATAATTTAAACACACGCATTAATGCTTGGTGGGTAATGGTAGCCATTATTGGCGTCGCCTTTTTATTGGGAAAATTAGCTGTAATTTTTCTCTTTTTTATTGTATCGGGCATTGCTCTGCGTGAGTTCCTGACATTAACACCCATTACTCGTTATGATTATTGGGCTTTGCTCTTTGCTTATTTAATTGCTTTACCACTGCAATATATATTAGTTGCCATGTCATGGTATGGGCTATTTAGTATCTTTATTCCTGTCTATGGGTTTTTATTTTTAGCTATTTTGGCGGCAATTACTGGATCGACCCATAATTTTTTAGCCAGAACAGCAGAAGTGCAGTGGGGATTGATGATCACGGTCTACAGTATATCTTGCGTACCTGCATTGCTTACTTTACCTATTGATTACTACCAAGACCGCAATTTATTATTGATTGCTTTTCTAATATTCGTTGTTGAATTATCAGATGTCTTACAGTATGTATTTGGTAAATTGTTTGGTAAACATCCGATTAGTCCTAATTTATCACCCTCAAAAACCATTGAAGGATTTATTGGCGGTGTCTTTTCGGCTAGTTTAGTAGGCGCATGCTTATGGTGGATAACACCTTTTAGCTTTATTCAAGCTGGATTAATTTCACTCATGATTACCTTACTCGGATTTCTAGGTGGATTAGTTATGTCGGCAATTAAACGAGATAAAGGAGTAAAGGATTGGGGTAAGCTTATTGATGGGCATGGCGGTGTGCTTGATCGTTTAGATTCTGTCTGTTTTGCTGCACCTATTTTTTTTCATATTGTGCGATATTATTGGGTCTAA
- a CDS encoding phosphatase PAP2/dual specificity phosphatase family protein, translating to MGYFYGITGAKNQIVVGNMQKLKFERLIYYKLILLAGLSIFFFTSYNLTNWYTANLSDVGSLFFSWESLIPLWPWTIVPYWSIDLMYGLAILLATSKQSLKILCLRLFSAQIICITCFLIFPLKFSFERPNLDGFLGLWFDVLMGFDKPFNQAPSLHITLLVILWQFYNCYFQSKFNQLLLHVWCFLIALSVLTTWQHHFFDVPTGLWAGCFCIWLWPENGMTPLKSKSYAKQYTWSGIYFLLFLLSLILAIYIGGIGLWLLWLAGAFVLVSANYLVFGATGFQKQANGHFPFAITILYLPYFAIMWLNSRLWTLKNKPADFIMDSVYLGRIASHNTLQTKRIVSIVDLCAELPIGQFNGHYSLIPILDMTPLSIKQCQLAAETIDQFQKQGSVLVCCALGYSRSATAVIAWLLLTKRAANVEDAITKVKTARCSVVISSKQKALLINWFNRISKENSDGKCK from the coding sequence ATGGGGTATTTTTACGGTATCACTGGCGCAAAGAATCAAATAGTTGTTGGTAATATGCAAAAATTAAAATTTGAAAGGTTAATCTATTATAAACTTATTTTATTAGCAGGATTATCAATATTCTTTTTCACCAGTTATAACTTAACTAATTGGTATACTGCAAATCTTTCAGACGTCGGGAGTCTATTTTTCAGTTGGGAATCTTTGATTCCATTATGGCCTTGGACAATTGTGCCTTATTGGTCCATTGATTTAATGTATGGTTTAGCCATTTTATTGGCGACTTCTAAACAATCACTTAAAATTTTATGTTTAAGACTCTTTTCGGCACAAATTATTTGTATCACTTGTTTTTTAATTTTCCCTCTAAAATTTAGCTTTGAACGCCCCAATCTTGATGGTTTTCTCGGCTTATGGTTTGATGTTCTAATGGGTTTTGATAAACCCTTTAATCAGGCACCTTCTTTACACATTACTTTACTGGTAATCTTATGGCAGTTTTATAACTGTTATTTTCAATCAAAATTTAATCAATTGCTGTTACATGTCTGGTGTTTCTTAATTGCATTATCTGTTTTAACAACATGGCAACATCATTTTTTTGACGTTCCAACTGGATTATGGGCAGGCTGTTTTTGTATTTGGTTATGGCCTGAAAATGGAATGACTCCTTTAAAAAGTAAATCATACGCTAAGCAATATACTTGGAGTGGTATTTACTTCTTACTATTTTTATTATCATTAATTTTAGCTATATATATTGGTGGAATTGGGCTTTGGCTATTGTGGTTAGCGGGAGCTTTTGTGTTAGTATCTGCCAATTACTTGGTATTTGGTGCAACAGGTTTTCAAAAACAAGCGAATGGTCATTTTCCCTTCGCGATAACGATTTTATACCTACCTTATTTTGCAATTATGTGGCTCAATTCTCGTTTATGGACTTTAAAAAACAAACCTGCCGATTTTATTATGGACAGTGTTTATTTAGGGCGAATTGCTTCTCATAACACTTTACAAACTAAACGTATTGTTTCGATCGTCGATCTTTGTGCGGAATTACCTATTGGACAATTTAATGGTCATTACAGTTTGATTCCGATACTTGATATGACACCTCTGTCCATTAAGCAATGTCAACTTGCAGCCGAAACTATCGATCAATTTCAAAAACAAGGTTCAGTTTTGGTATGTTGTGCATTAGGTTATTCACGAAGTGCAACAGCCGTAATAGCCTGGTTACTATTGACCAAAAGAGCGGCTAATGTGGAAGATGCAATAACCAAAGTGAAAACTGCTCGTTGTTCGGTAGTTATCTCTTCTAAGCAAAAAGCCTTGTTAATCAATTGGTTTAATAGGATTTCAAAAGAGAATAGCGATGGTAAATGCAAATAA
- a CDS encoding bifunctional alpha/beta hydrolase/class I SAM-dependent methyltransferase, giving the protein MRTLQQKTFTSHDGCKLFYRYWPAVNSNDGLSSQGIVLFHRGHEHSGRVEHLADELNLPDYQIFAWDARGNGLSEGTRGDAPNFATLIKDANCFIEHISQEYHLKHQDIAVIAQSVGAVIATAWVHDYVPNIRALVLGAPAFDVKLYVPFAVPGLKLLYNLKGNFFVNSYVKPNLLTHDTQRAKLFTQDPLITRQISVRLLLDLYTVSDRIIKDANAITVPTQILVSGADYVVRHKPQKRFYENLGTQQKEFHILPNFYHDTFGEKDRQIAIDRARRFIIGCFANKPCQPSLVNADLVGYTRQEKDSLALPPSGWVKPLYWWFIKANLKYASKMSNGIKLGFDTGFDSGSTLDYIYRNEPSGSSKLGQFFDYIYLQSIGWRGIRQRKIHLEEVLKQAITQLQQQNKAVNIVDIAAGHGRYILETINQIPNKPDSVLLRDYSDINIHDGQKLIDELGLTDLVRFEKGDAFNRQQLAELVPQPTLAVVSGLYELFDDNALLRESLSGLADVIPEGGYLIYTNQPWHPQLEFIARALTSHRDGQPWVMRRRTQLEMDQLVATSGFKKVKMYIDQWGIFTVSLAQRIK; this is encoded by the coding sequence ATGCGTACTCTTCAACAAAAAACTTTCACAAGTCACGATGGTTGTAAATTATTTTATCGTTATTGGCCAGCTGTTAACAGTAATGATGGACTTTCATCCCAAGGAATTGTGCTTTTTCATCGTGGGCATGAACACTCCGGTCGTGTTGAACATCTTGCGGATGAATTGAATCTACCCGATTATCAGATATTTGCTTGGGATGCTAGAGGCAATGGTTTATCGGAAGGAACGCGAGGTGATGCGCCTAATTTTGCGACGTTAATTAAAGATGCTAATTGTTTTATTGAACATATATCGCAAGAATATCATCTAAAACACCAAGATATTGCTGTTATTGCACAAAGTGTTGGCGCTGTAATTGCTACTGCATGGGTACATGATTATGTGCCAAATATTCGAGCGTTGGTGTTGGGTGCTCCCGCATTTGATGTCAAACTTTATGTGCCATTCGCTGTCCCTGGATTGAAATTACTATACAACCTAAAAGGCAATTTTTTTGTTAATAGCTATGTAAAACCTAATTTATTAACTCATGATACTCAGCGAGCGAAGTTATTTACACAAGATCCGTTAATTACTAGACAAATATCAGTTAGATTACTTTTAGATCTCTATACCGTATCTGACCGAATTATTAAGGATGCTAATGCAATTACCGTTCCGACCCAAATACTTGTTTCGGGAGCTGATTATGTGGTAAGACATAAACCACAAAAAAGATTTTATGAAAATTTGGGTACTCAACAAAAAGAATTCCATATTCTACCAAATTTCTATCATGATACTTTTGGTGAAAAAGATCGCCAAATAGCTATCGACAGAGCAAGACGATTTATTATTGGCTGTTTTGCTAATAAACCTTGTCAGCCATCACTCGTTAATGCTGATCTTGTAGGCTATACTAGGCAAGAAAAAGATTCTTTAGCATTACCGCCATCAGGTTGGGTTAAACCATTATATTGGTGGTTTATTAAAGCTAATTTAAAATATGCGAGTAAAATGTCAAATGGCATTAAACTTGGTTTCGATACTGGTTTTGATTCAGGTAGTACCTTAGATTATATCTACCGTAATGAACCATCAGGAAGCTCTAAACTAGGACAATTTTTTGATTATATTTATTTGCAATCCATTGGCTGGCGAGGCATTCGTCAACGCAAAATTCATCTTGAAGAAGTCTTAAAACAAGCAATTACTCAATTACAACAACAAAACAAAGCTGTAAACATTGTTGATATTGCGGCTGGTCATGGTCGTTATATTCTTGAAACTATTAATCAAATACCTAATAAACCTGATTCGGTGTTATTGCGAGATTACAGTGATATTAATATTCATGATGGTCAGAAATTAATCGATGAACTTGGTTTAACTGACCTTGTCCGTTTTGAAAAAGGAGACGCATTTAATCGGCAACAATTAGCAGAATTAGTACCTCAACCAACATTAGCTGTAGTTTCAGGACTTTATGAGTTATTCGATGATAATGCATTATTGCGTGAGTCTCTCTCTGGTTTAGCGGATGTTATACCCGAAGGAGGATATTTAATTTATACCAATCAACCTTGGCATCCTCAATTAGAGTTTATTGCTCGTGCTTTGACATCGCATCGTGATGGGCAACCATGGGTTATGCGCAGACGTACTCAATTGGAAATGGATCAATTAGTTGCTACCTCAGGTTTTAAAAAGGTGAAAATGTATATCGATCAATGGGGTATTTTTACGGTATCACTGGCGCAAAGAATCAAATAG
- a CDS encoding CDP-alcohol phosphatidyltransferase family protein, whose protein sequence is MISIYQLKPKFQSLLRPCANRLNNANITANQVTISACLGSIFVSFIVGLFSSYQWIFCVIPIWMLIRMALNAIDGMLAREFQQKTDLGAYLNEIGDVISDIALLLVFMQLDNVSNNLVILVVLLSFLSEYAGVLGLMVGSSRRYDGPMGKSDRAFVFGAISLGIGIYQLPLDCINPILWMISFLLIYTVINRIRKGLEKAQK, encoded by the coding sequence GTGATATCAATTTACCAATTAAAACCAAAATTTCAATCCCTACTGCGCCCATGTGCAAATAGGCTCAATAATGCCAATATAACAGCTAACCAAGTAACAATATCGGCTTGTTTGGGATCGATTTTTGTGTCTTTTATTGTCGGTTTATTTTCGTCTTATCAATGGATTTTTTGTGTCATTCCTATCTGGATGTTGATTCGTATGGCACTCAATGCCATTGATGGTATGTTAGCGCGCGAATTTCAACAAAAAACAGATTTAGGCGCTTATTTAAATGAAATTGGTGATGTTATTTCCGATATTGCGTTATTATTAGTTTTCATGCAGCTTGATAATGTTAGTAACAATTTAGTTATTTTAGTTGTTTTACTCTCTTTTTTATCCGAATACGCTGGCGTTTTAGGTCTGATGGTTGGTTCGTCAAGGCGCTACGATGGGCCAATGGGCAAAAGTGATCGCGCTTTTGTCTTTGGGGCGATCAGTTTAGGCATTGGAATTTATCAATTGCCGTTAGATTGCATTAATCCAATATTGTGGATGATCAGTTTTCTACTAATTTATACTGTGATTAATCGTATTCGAAAAGGCCTAGAGAAAGCACAAAAATAA